One part of the Lytechinus pictus isolate F3 Inbred chromosome 3, Lp3.0, whole genome shotgun sequence genome encodes these proteins:
- the LOC129257118 gene encoding peregrin-like isoform X7 — protein MRPLLIKPRTMPALNFDVKTFCHNLRATKPPYECPVNDCGKVYKSLNGIEFHLFHYDHDNPNGNGYATPVKKGGWRKSRVNNRPNQRAPSPQLIRSPAREGLTYAQAQRLVEVDLDGQTMRLNIYENIDVMTEDEFESETSEEEKIEKAPVNKGTKAVDQGQKPQKEKPAVGASLKLPEASFTVLTDYEEPPDIPNRPNSYFRYIEKTAEELDDDVEYDMDEEDYVWLDVINKKRESANMNPVPQEIFELLMDRLEKESHFQSQSSGKPDNHQFIDEDAVCCICNDGECQNSNVILFCDMCNLAVHQECYGVPYIPEGQWLCRRCLQSPSRAVDCALCPNKGGAFKQTDDGRWAHVVCALWIPEVGFANTVFLEPIDSIAHIPPARWKLTCYICKQRGVGACIQCHKTNCYTAFHVTCAQQATLFMKMEPIRETGINGTSISIRKTAFCDIHTPAEAEKKPLMKNDKVIEMDAAEKGWSAKKAKAISRKNMRKARKILAEKRAAVPVVSIPCIPQQRISKILKKVSLQKKQHFMQRLVSYWTLKRQSRHGVPLLRRLQAHHQSQRNKDSVSRESQKANRLKEQLKYWQRLRHDLERARLLVELIRKREKLKREQLKLSQKATDMQLQPFNILLQRTLAKLEEKDPLNIFSEPVSVEEAPDYYEVIKKPMDFSTMSNKVEGHKYKGLDQMEEDFNQMIENCMNYNSKDTKYYRAAVKIRDLGGAILRHAKRQSEKAGYDPETGLHLEKAPNYEETQIKLGDIDSVLQAENRADMTLEDQLHELLEKLDATCGIKHSAARSKRSKQLKREINVIRRRLAIQKGKDKQQNGGDASSHNVELTTEDSSSSESSEITSQSDSAPPKLSPARPLPITSRSRSSPSRPSPGKAMGSPGRGRGRGRGRGRSVRTMSDPQPGASVDSIPTLSANDTAETPKTKSPTQADKTASPSGVGRRTSVLFSSKGGKQGNPSPRKPGRPPKRSLSVDQSSSPNKPAHRVSQSGSLHVETEYEGNVPAPNNDSGASPPAKRARSVSMSTIGQRSPSRRMTSPSKDLPNGFESGTPNNESFSKYRSGHVRPRTSSESDSSSSSTSTSNESISEMSSSMGENGGPGGRSLLQANRNPFTDDSSGDTSCGESTSTTSRPIPTDYRPQDATVWNVPQRRAHPSAHHGGAQPTSQLG, from the exons ATGAGACCTTTACTGATAAAACCTAGGACAATGCCCGCTCTAAATTTTGATGTGAAGACGTTCTGTCACAATCTTCGGGCAACCAAGCCTCCTTATGAGTGCCCAGTTAATGATTGTGGCAAAGTCTACAAATCTCTAAATGGAATAGAATTTCACCTGTTTCACTATGACCATGACAATCCTAATGGTAATGGCTATGCAACACCTGTCAAGAAAGGTGGCTGGAGAAAATCAAGAGTGAATAACCGGCCAAATCAGCGTGCTCCATCACCCCAGTTGATTCGTTCTCCGGCCAGAGAGGGCCTCACCTATGCCCAGGCCCAACGCCTTGTGGAGGTCGACCTGGATGGACAGACAATGAGGCTTAATATTTATGAAAACATTGATGTAATGACAGAAGACGAGTTTGAGAGTGAGACGAGTGAAGAGGAAAAGATTGAGAAGGCCCCAGTAAATAAAGGAACTAAAGCTGTGGACCAAGGACAGAAGCCTCAGAAAGAGAAGCCAGCCGTTGGTGCTTCACTCAAGTTACCTGAGGCTTCTTTCACAGTTTTGACTGATTATGAGGAGCCCCCTGATATTCCTAACAGACCAAATTCTTACTTCAGGTACATTGAAAAGACAGCTGAGGAGCTGGATGATGATGTTGAGTATGACATGGATGAAGAAGACTATGTATGGCTAGATGTAatcaataaaaagagagaaagtgcAAACATGAATCCAGTTCCACAAGAGATATTTGAGTTGTTGATGGACAGACTGGAGAAAGAGTCACATTTTCAGAGTCAATCTTCTGGGAAACCAGACAATCATCAGTTCATTGACGAAGATGCAGTTTGTTGCATATGCAATGATGGAGAATGCCAAAACAGTAATGTTATATTATTCTGTGATATGTGTAATCTAGCCGTGCACCAAGAATGCTATGGGGTGCCGTACATTCCAGAGGGGCAATGGTTGTGCCGTCGCTGCCTCCAATCGCCCTCCAGAGCAGTTGACTGTGCCCTTTGTCCAAATAAAGGTGGGGCCTTTAAGCAAACTGATGATGGGAGGTGGGCCCATGTCGTGTGTGCTTTGTGGATCCCAGAAGTAGGTTTTGCCAACACAGTATTCCTTGAGCCTATAGACAGTATAGCCCATATTCCTCCAGCCAGATGGAAACTGACATGTTATATCTGCAAGCAGCGAGGTGTGGGGGCTTGCATTCAGTGTCACAAAACAAACTGCTACACAGCTTTCCATGTCACATGTGCCCAACAGGCTAcccttttcatgaaaatggaACCAATTCGAGAAACGGGTATCAATGGGACGTCCATTAGCATCCGAAAGACTGCATTCTGTGACATTCATACTCCAGCTGAAGCAGAGAAGAAACCCCTTATGAAGAATGACAAGGTGATCGAGATGGATGCTGCTGAGAAGGGCTGGTCAGCAAAGAAGGCCAAGGCAATATCCAGGAAAAACATGAGGAAAGCTCGTAAGATTCTAGCCGAAAAGAGAGCAGCCGTGCCAGTGGTATCCATTCCATGCATTCCACAACAAAG GATATCCAAGATACTAAAAAAGGTATCTCTGCAGAAGAAACAGCACTTCATGCAAAGACTTGTCAGCTATTGGACACTCAAACGACAGTCTCGGCATGGGGTGCCTCTACTGAGGCGATTGCAAGCGCACCACCAATCACAGCGCAACAAGGATTCGGTTAGT CGTGAGAGCCAGAAGGCTAACAGACTCAAAGAGCAGCTGAAGTACTGGCAGAGGTTACGGCATGACTTGGAACGTGCAAGGCTACTGGTGGAACTCATACGCAAGAGAGAAAAGTTGAAGAGAGAGCAG CTCAAACTGAGCCAGAAGGCAACTGATATGCAGCTACAGCCATTCAACATCTTGCTCCAGAGAACACTAGCCAAACTAGAGGAAAAGGACCCCTTGAACATCTTTTCAGAACCTGTGTCTGTTGAGGAG GCTCCTGACTATTATGAAGTCATCAAGAAACCTATGGACTTCTCTACCATGAGTAATAAAGTGGAGGGTCACAAGTACAAGGGGCTGGACCAGATGGAAGAGGACTTCAACCAAATGATAGAGAATTGTATGAACTACAATAGTAAGGACACCAAGTACTACAGGGCAGCTGTCAAGATCAGAGATCTG ggAGGTGCTATTCTTAGACATGCAAAGAGGCAATCAGAGAAGGCAGGCTATGATCCTGAGACAGGACTACATCTAGAGAAAGCTCCTAACTATGAAGAAACACAAATCAAACTAGGAGACA TTGACTCAGTACTTCAAGCAGAGAATAGAGCAGATATGACGTTGGAGGACCAATTACATGAACTCCTTGAGAAGCTGGATGCGACTTGTGGCATCAAGCATAGTGCTGCACGCTCCAAACGTTCAAAGCAGCTGAAGCGGGAGATAAACGTTATTCGACGGCGACTGGCCATTCAGAAAGGCAAAGACAAACAACAGAATGGTGGAGATGCCAGTTCTCACAATGTTGAATTGACTACTGAGGATTCTTCATCAA GTGAATCAAGTGAAATCACATCCCAGAGTGACTCAGCCCCACCAAAGCTTTCACCAGCTAGGCCTCTGCCTATAACAAGTCGAAGCAGGTCATCTCCATCCAGACCCTCTCCAGGAAAAGCCATGGGCTCTCCAGGTAGAGGGCGAGGAAGAGGGAGGGGACGTGGCCGATCTGTACGAACTATGTCTGATCCTCAGCCTGGTGCTTCTGTGGATTCCATTCCCACCCTTTCAGCAAATGATACCGCAGAAACCCCAAAGACAAAGAGTCCAACACAGGCAGATAAGACTGCATCTCCTTCTGGCGTTGGTAGGAGAACATCAGTACTGTTCAGTAGTAAAGGAGGAAAGCAGGGCAATCCGAGCCCCAGGAAACCTGGCAGACCTCCAAAGAGGTCATTATCAGTAGATCAATCAAGTTCACCCAATAAACCTGCACATCGGGTCAGCCAGAGTGGAAGCCTTCATGTAGAAACTGAATACGAAGGCAACGTCCCAGCCCCCAACAATGACTCTGGTGCAAGCCCTCCTGCTAAGCGAGCTCGTAGTGTGAGCATGAGCACAATTGGACAGCGTAGCCCAAGTAGGAGGATGACATCCCCATCAAAGGACCTTCCAAATGGTTTTGAGAGTGGAACCCCGAACAATGAAAGCTTTTCTAAATACCGTTCAGGCCATGTACGACCAAGGACCAGTTCCGAATCAGACAGCAGCAGTTCATCTACAAGCACTTCCAATGAATCCATATCGGAGATGAGCTCATCCATGGGGGAGAACGGAGGACCAGGTGGGCGTAGCCTGCTTCAGGCTAACAGGAATCCATTCACTGATGACAGCAGTGGAGACACTTCTTGTGGAGAGAGTACCAGTACTACCAGCAGACCCATTCCTACAG
- the LOC129257118 gene encoding peregrin-like isoform X8, whose amino-acid sequence MRPLLIKPRTMPALNFDVKTFCHNLRATKPPYECPVNDCGKVYKSLNGIEFHLFHYDHDNPNGNGYATPVKKGGWRKSRVNNRPNQRAPSPQLIRSPAREGLTYAQAQRLVEVDLDGQTMRLNIYENIDVMTEDEFESETSEEEKIEKAPVNKGTKAVDQGQKPQKEKPAVGASLKLPEASFTVLTDYEEPPDIPNRPNSYFRYIEKTAEELDDDVEYDMDEEDYVWLDVINKKRESANMNPVPQEIFELLMDRLEKESHFQSQSSGKPDNHQFIDEDAVCCICNDGECQNSNVILFCDMCNLAVHQECYGVPYIPEGQWLCRRCLQSPSRAVDCALCPNKGGAFKQTDDGRWAHVVCALWIPEVGFANTVFLEPIDSIAHIPPARWKLTCYICKQRGVGACIQCHKTNCYTAFHVTCAQQATLFMKMEPIRETGINGTSISIRKTAFCDIHTPAEAEKKPLMKNDKVIEMDAAEKGWSAKKAKAISRKNMRKARKILAEKRAAVPVVSIPCIPQQRISKILKKVSLQKKQHFMQRLVSYWTLKRQSRHGVPLLRRLQAHHQSQRNKDSRESQKANRLKEQLKYWQRLRHDLERARLLVELIRKREKLKREQLKLSQKATDMQLQPFNILLQRTLAKLEEKDPLNIFSEPVSVEEAPDYYEVIKKPMDFSTMSNKVEGHKYKGLDQMEEDFNQMIENCMNYNSKDTKYYRAAVKIRDLGGAILRHAKRQSEKAGYDPETGLHLEKAPNYEETQIKLGDIDSVLQAENRADMTLEDQLHELLEKLDATCGIKHSAARSKRSKQLKREINVIRRRLAIQKGKDKQQNGGDASSHNVELTTEDSSSSESSEITSQSDSAPPKLSPARPLPITSRSRSSPSRPSPGKAMGSPGRGRGRGRGRGRSVRTMSDPQPGASVDSIPTLSANDTAETPKTKSPTQADKTASPSGVGRRTSVLFSSKGGKQGNPSPRKPGRPPKRSLSVDQSSSPNKPAHRVSQSGSLHVETEYEGNVPAPNNDSGASPPAKRARSVSMSTIGQRSPSRRMTSPSKDLPNGFESGTPNNESFSKYRSGHVRPRTSSESDSSSSSTSTSNESISEMSSSMGENGGPGGRSLLQANRNPFTDDSSGDTSCGESTSTTSRPIPTDYRPQDATVWNVPQRRAHPSAHHGGAQPTSQLG is encoded by the exons ATGAGACCTTTACTGATAAAACCTAGGACAATGCCCGCTCTAAATTTTGATGTGAAGACGTTCTGTCACAATCTTCGGGCAACCAAGCCTCCTTATGAGTGCCCAGTTAATGATTGTGGCAAAGTCTACAAATCTCTAAATGGAATAGAATTTCACCTGTTTCACTATGACCATGACAATCCTAATGGTAATGGCTATGCAACACCTGTCAAGAAAGGTGGCTGGAGAAAATCAAGAGTGAATAACCGGCCAAATCAGCGTGCTCCATCACCCCAGTTGATTCGTTCTCCGGCCAGAGAGGGCCTCACCTATGCCCAGGCCCAACGCCTTGTGGAGGTCGACCTGGATGGACAGACAATGAGGCTTAATATTTATGAAAACATTGATGTAATGACAGAAGACGAGTTTGAGAGTGAGACGAGTGAAGAGGAAAAGATTGAGAAGGCCCCAGTAAATAAAGGAACTAAAGCTGTGGACCAAGGACAGAAGCCTCAGAAAGAGAAGCCAGCCGTTGGTGCTTCACTCAAGTTACCTGAGGCTTCTTTCACAGTTTTGACTGATTATGAGGAGCCCCCTGATATTCCTAACAGACCAAATTCTTACTTCAGGTACATTGAAAAGACAGCTGAGGAGCTGGATGATGATGTTGAGTATGACATGGATGAAGAAGACTATGTATGGCTAGATGTAatcaataaaaagagagaaagtgcAAACATGAATCCAGTTCCACAAGAGATATTTGAGTTGTTGATGGACAGACTGGAGAAAGAGTCACATTTTCAGAGTCAATCTTCTGGGAAACCAGACAATCATCAGTTCATTGACGAAGATGCAGTTTGTTGCATATGCAATGATGGAGAATGCCAAAACAGTAATGTTATATTATTCTGTGATATGTGTAATCTAGCCGTGCACCAAGAATGCTATGGGGTGCCGTACATTCCAGAGGGGCAATGGTTGTGCCGTCGCTGCCTCCAATCGCCCTCCAGAGCAGTTGACTGTGCCCTTTGTCCAAATAAAGGTGGGGCCTTTAAGCAAACTGATGATGGGAGGTGGGCCCATGTCGTGTGTGCTTTGTGGATCCCAGAAGTAGGTTTTGCCAACACAGTATTCCTTGAGCCTATAGACAGTATAGCCCATATTCCTCCAGCCAGATGGAAACTGACATGTTATATCTGCAAGCAGCGAGGTGTGGGGGCTTGCATTCAGTGTCACAAAACAAACTGCTACACAGCTTTCCATGTCACATGTGCCCAACAGGCTAcccttttcatgaaaatggaACCAATTCGAGAAACGGGTATCAATGGGACGTCCATTAGCATCCGAAAGACTGCATTCTGTGACATTCATACTCCAGCTGAAGCAGAGAAGAAACCCCTTATGAAGAATGACAAGGTGATCGAGATGGATGCTGCTGAGAAGGGCTGGTCAGCAAAGAAGGCCAAGGCAATATCCAGGAAAAACATGAGGAAAGCTCGTAAGATTCTAGCCGAAAAGAGAGCAGCCGTGCCAGTGGTATCCATTCCATGCATTCCACAACAAAG GATATCCAAGATACTAAAAAAGGTATCTCTGCAGAAGAAACAGCACTTCATGCAAAGACTTGTCAGCTATTGGACACTCAAACGACAGTCTCGGCATGGGGTGCCTCTACTGAGGCGATTGCAAGCGCACCACCAATCACAGCGCAACAAGGATTCG CGTGAGAGCCAGAAGGCTAACAGACTCAAAGAGCAGCTGAAGTACTGGCAGAGGTTACGGCATGACTTGGAACGTGCAAGGCTACTGGTGGAACTCATACGCAAGAGAGAAAAGTTGAAGAGAGAGCAG CTCAAACTGAGCCAGAAGGCAACTGATATGCAGCTACAGCCATTCAACATCTTGCTCCAGAGAACACTAGCCAAACTAGAGGAAAAGGACCCCTTGAACATCTTTTCAGAACCTGTGTCTGTTGAGGAG GCTCCTGACTATTATGAAGTCATCAAGAAACCTATGGACTTCTCTACCATGAGTAATAAAGTGGAGGGTCACAAGTACAAGGGGCTGGACCAGATGGAAGAGGACTTCAACCAAATGATAGAGAATTGTATGAACTACAATAGTAAGGACACCAAGTACTACAGGGCAGCTGTCAAGATCAGAGATCTG ggAGGTGCTATTCTTAGACATGCAAAGAGGCAATCAGAGAAGGCAGGCTATGATCCTGAGACAGGACTACATCTAGAGAAAGCTCCTAACTATGAAGAAACACAAATCAAACTAGGAGACA TTGACTCAGTACTTCAAGCAGAGAATAGAGCAGATATGACGTTGGAGGACCAATTACATGAACTCCTTGAGAAGCTGGATGCGACTTGTGGCATCAAGCATAGTGCTGCACGCTCCAAACGTTCAAAGCAGCTGAAGCGGGAGATAAACGTTATTCGACGGCGACTGGCCATTCAGAAAGGCAAAGACAAACAACAGAATGGTGGAGATGCCAGTTCTCACAATGTTGAATTGACTACTGAGGATTCTTCATCAA GTGAATCAAGTGAAATCACATCCCAGAGTGACTCAGCCCCACCAAAGCTTTCACCAGCTAGGCCTCTGCCTATAACAAGTCGAAGCAGGTCATCTCCATCCAGACCCTCTCCAGGAAAAGCCATGGGCTCTCCAGGTAGAGGGCGAGGAAGAGGGAGGGGACGTGGCCGATCTGTACGAACTATGTCTGATCCTCAGCCTGGTGCTTCTGTGGATTCCATTCCCACCCTTTCAGCAAATGATACCGCAGAAACCCCAAAGACAAAGAGTCCAACACAGGCAGATAAGACTGCATCTCCTTCTGGCGTTGGTAGGAGAACATCAGTACTGTTCAGTAGTAAAGGAGGAAAGCAGGGCAATCCGAGCCCCAGGAAACCTGGCAGACCTCCAAAGAGGTCATTATCAGTAGATCAATCAAGTTCACCCAATAAACCTGCACATCGGGTCAGCCAGAGTGGAAGCCTTCATGTAGAAACTGAATACGAAGGCAACGTCCCAGCCCCCAACAATGACTCTGGTGCAAGCCCTCCTGCTAAGCGAGCTCGTAGTGTGAGCATGAGCACAATTGGACAGCGTAGCCCAAGTAGGAGGATGACATCCCCATCAAAGGACCTTCCAAATGGTTTTGAGAGTGGAACCCCGAACAATGAAAGCTTTTCTAAATACCGTTCAGGCCATGTACGACCAAGGACCAGTTCCGAATCAGACAGCAGCAGTTCATCTACAAGCACTTCCAATGAATCCATATCGGAGATGAGCTCATCCATGGGGGAGAACGGAGGACCAGGTGGGCGTAGCCTGCTTCAGGCTAACAGGAATCCATTCACTGATGACAGCAGTGGAGACACTTCTTGTGGAGAGAGTACCAGTACTACCAGCAGACCCATTCCTACAG
- the LOC129257118 gene encoding peregrin-like isoform X6: MRPLLIKPRTMPALNFDVKTFCHNLRATKPPYECPVNDCGKVYKSLNGIEFHLFHYDHDNPNGNGYATPVKKGGWRKSRVNNRPNQRAPSPQLIRSPAREGLTYAQAQRLVEVDLDGQTMRLNIYENIDVMTEDEFESETSEEEKIEKAPVNKGTKAVDQGQKPQKEKPAVGASLKLPEASFTVLTDYEEPPDIPNRPNSYFRYIEKTAEELDDDVEYDMDEEDYVWLDVINKKRESANMNPVPQEIFELLMDRLEKESHFQSQSSGKPDNHQFIDEDAVCCICNDGECQNSNVILFCDMCNLAVHQECYGVPYIPEGQWLCRRCLQSPSRAVDCALCPNKGGAFKQTDDGRWAHVVCALWIPEVGFANTVFLEPIDSIAHIPPARWKLTCYICKQRGVGACIQCHKTNCYTAFHVTCAQQATLFMKMEPIRETGINGTSISIRKTAFCDIHTPAEAEKKPLMKNDKVIEMDAAEKGWSAKKAKAISRKNMRKARKILAEKRAAVPVVSIPCIPQQRISKILKKVSLQKKQHFMQRLVSYWTLKRQSRHGVPLLRRLQAHHQSQRNKDSRESQKANRLKEQLKYWQRLRHDLERARLLVELIRKREKLKREQLKLSQKATDMQLQPFNILLQRTLAKLEEKDPLNIFSEPVSVEEAPDYYEVIKKPMDFSTMSNKVEGHKYKGLDQMEEDFNQMIENCMNYNSKDTKYYRAAVKIRDLGGAILRHAKRQSEKAGYDPETGLHLEKAPNYEETQIKLGDIDSVLQAENRADMTLEDQLHELLEKLDATCGIKHSAARSKRSKQLKREINVIRRRLAIQKGKDKQQNGGDASSHNVELTTEDSSSSESSEITSQSDSAPPKLSPARPLPITSRSRSSPSRPSPGKAMGSPGRGRGRGRGRGRSVRTMSDPQPGASVDSIPTLSANDTAETPKTKSPTQADKTASPSGVGRRTSVLFSSKGGKQGNPSPRKPGRPPKRSLSVDQSSSPNKPAHRVSQSGSLHVETEYEGNVPAPNNDSGASPPAKRARSVSMSTIGQRSPSRRMTSPSKDLPNGFESGTPNNESFSKYRSGHVRPRTSSESDSSSSSTSTSNESISEMSSSMGENGGPGGRSLLQANRNPFTDDSSGDTSCGESTSTTSRPIPTGATGPVLRDRRDYRPQDATVWNVPQRRAHPSAHHGGAQPTSQLG; encoded by the exons ATGAGACCTTTACTGATAAAACCTAGGACAATGCCCGCTCTAAATTTTGATGTGAAGACGTTCTGTCACAATCTTCGGGCAACCAAGCCTCCTTATGAGTGCCCAGTTAATGATTGTGGCAAAGTCTACAAATCTCTAAATGGAATAGAATTTCACCTGTTTCACTATGACCATGACAATCCTAATGGTAATGGCTATGCAACACCTGTCAAGAAAGGTGGCTGGAGAAAATCAAGAGTGAATAACCGGCCAAATCAGCGTGCTCCATCACCCCAGTTGATTCGTTCTCCGGCCAGAGAGGGCCTCACCTATGCCCAGGCCCAACGCCTTGTGGAGGTCGACCTGGATGGACAGACAATGAGGCTTAATATTTATGAAAACATTGATGTAATGACAGAAGACGAGTTTGAGAGTGAGACGAGTGAAGAGGAAAAGATTGAGAAGGCCCCAGTAAATAAAGGAACTAAAGCTGTGGACCAAGGACAGAAGCCTCAGAAAGAGAAGCCAGCCGTTGGTGCTTCACTCAAGTTACCTGAGGCTTCTTTCACAGTTTTGACTGATTATGAGGAGCCCCCTGATATTCCTAACAGACCAAATTCTTACTTCAGGTACATTGAAAAGACAGCTGAGGAGCTGGATGATGATGTTGAGTATGACATGGATGAAGAAGACTATGTATGGCTAGATGTAatcaataaaaagagagaaagtgcAAACATGAATCCAGTTCCACAAGAGATATTTGAGTTGTTGATGGACAGACTGGAGAAAGAGTCACATTTTCAGAGTCAATCTTCTGGGAAACCAGACAATCATCAGTTCATTGACGAAGATGCAGTTTGTTGCATATGCAATGATGGAGAATGCCAAAACAGTAATGTTATATTATTCTGTGATATGTGTAATCTAGCCGTGCACCAAGAATGCTATGGGGTGCCGTACATTCCAGAGGGGCAATGGTTGTGCCGTCGCTGCCTCCAATCGCCCTCCAGAGCAGTTGACTGTGCCCTTTGTCCAAATAAAGGTGGGGCCTTTAAGCAAACTGATGATGGGAGGTGGGCCCATGTCGTGTGTGCTTTGTGGATCCCAGAAGTAGGTTTTGCCAACACAGTATTCCTTGAGCCTATAGACAGTATAGCCCATATTCCTCCAGCCAGATGGAAACTGACATGTTATATCTGCAAGCAGCGAGGTGTGGGGGCTTGCATTCAGTGTCACAAAACAAACTGCTACACAGCTTTCCATGTCACATGTGCCCAACAGGCTAcccttttcatgaaaatggaACCAATTCGAGAAACGGGTATCAATGGGACGTCCATTAGCATCCGAAAGACTGCATTCTGTGACATTCATACTCCAGCTGAAGCAGAGAAGAAACCCCTTATGAAGAATGACAAGGTGATCGAGATGGATGCTGCTGAGAAGGGCTGGTCAGCAAAGAAGGCCAAGGCAATATCCAGGAAAAACATGAGGAAAGCTCGTAAGATTCTAGCCGAAAAGAGAGCAGCCGTGCCAGTGGTATCCATTCCATGCATTCCACAACAAAG GATATCCAAGATACTAAAAAAGGTATCTCTGCAGAAGAAACAGCACTTCATGCAAAGACTTGTCAGCTATTGGACACTCAAACGACAGTCTCGGCATGGGGTGCCTCTACTGAGGCGATTGCAAGCGCACCACCAATCACAGCGCAACAAGGATTCG CGTGAGAGCCAGAAGGCTAACAGACTCAAAGAGCAGCTGAAGTACTGGCAGAGGTTACGGCATGACTTGGAACGTGCAAGGCTACTGGTGGAACTCATACGCAAGAGAGAAAAGTTGAAGAGAGAGCAG CTCAAACTGAGCCAGAAGGCAACTGATATGCAGCTACAGCCATTCAACATCTTGCTCCAGAGAACACTAGCCAAACTAGAGGAAAAGGACCCCTTGAACATCTTTTCAGAACCTGTGTCTGTTGAGGAG GCTCCTGACTATTATGAAGTCATCAAGAAACCTATGGACTTCTCTACCATGAGTAATAAAGTGGAGGGTCACAAGTACAAGGGGCTGGACCAGATGGAAGAGGACTTCAACCAAATGATAGAGAATTGTATGAACTACAATAGTAAGGACACCAAGTACTACAGGGCAGCTGTCAAGATCAGAGATCTG ggAGGTGCTATTCTTAGACATGCAAAGAGGCAATCAGAGAAGGCAGGCTATGATCCTGAGACAGGACTACATCTAGAGAAAGCTCCTAACTATGAAGAAACACAAATCAAACTAGGAGACA TTGACTCAGTACTTCAAGCAGAGAATAGAGCAGATATGACGTTGGAGGACCAATTACATGAACTCCTTGAGAAGCTGGATGCGACTTGTGGCATCAAGCATAGTGCTGCACGCTCCAAACGTTCAAAGCAGCTGAAGCGGGAGATAAACGTTATTCGACGGCGACTGGCCATTCAGAAAGGCAAAGACAAACAACAGAATGGTGGAGATGCCAGTTCTCACAATGTTGAATTGACTACTGAGGATTCTTCATCAA GTGAATCAAGTGAAATCACATCCCAGAGTGACTCAGCCCCACCAAAGCTTTCACCAGCTAGGCCTCTGCCTATAACAAGTCGAAGCAGGTCATCTCCATCCAGACCCTCTCCAGGAAAAGCCATGGGCTCTCCAGGTAGAGGGCGAGGAAGAGGGAGGGGACGTGGCCGATCTGTACGAACTATGTCTGATCCTCAGCCTGGTGCTTCTGTGGATTCCATTCCCACCCTTTCAGCAAATGATACCGCAGAAACCCCAAAGACAAAGAGTCCAACACAGGCAGATAAGACTGCATCTCCTTCTGGCGTTGGTAGGAGAACATCAGTACTGTTCAGTAGTAAAGGAGGAAAGCAGGGCAATCCGAGCCCCAGGAAACCTGGCAGACCTCCAAAGAGGTCATTATCAGTAGATCAATCAAGTTCACCCAATAAACCTGCACATCGGGTCAGCCAGAGTGGAAGCCTTCATGTAGAAACTGAATACGAAGGCAACGTCCCAGCCCCCAACAATGACTCTGGTGCAAGCCCTCCTGCTAAGCGAGCTCGTAGTGTGAGCATGAGCACAATTGGACAGCGTAGCCCAAGTAGGAGGATGACATCCCCATCAAAGGACCTTCCAAATGGTTTTGAGAGTGGAACCCCGAACAATGAAAGCTTTTCTAAATACCGTTCAGGCCATGTACGACCAAGGACCAGTTCCGAATCAGACAGCAGCAGTTCATCTACAAGCACTTCCAATGAATCCATATCGGAGATGAGCTCATCCATGGGGGAGAACGGAGGACCAGGTGGGCGTAGCCTGCTTCAGGCTAACAGGAATCCATTCACTGATGACAGCAGTGGAGACACTTCTTGTGGAGAGAGTACCAGTACTACCAGCAGACCCATTCCTACAGGTGCGACTGGGCCTGTGCTCAGGGACAGGAGAG